The genomic segment GCAGCTCCTCTGGAGACACGTAACTCCTACTGCAATTCCAGCCTTCGTGCAGTCGGAGCAGATGGCCCTGGGATGATCAAGAGGACGTACAGACCCCGTTCCATTCAGAGGTCATGGTTTGGGCAGTTCCCGTGGTTAGTAATTGACCCAAAGGAGACCAAGCTCTTCTGCTCAGCTTGCAAAGGAAGACCGAGTCTCCACGACAAGTCGTCCCGGTTAGTCCGAGGTTACACGGGGCCTTTTAAAGTGGAGACTTTAAAATACCATGAGGTCAGCAAAGCACACAAGCTCTGTGTCAACACTGTCGAAATCACGGAGGATGCGCCTCCCGCCACGCTGGTCCCGGAGATGTCCAGCGACCTGATGGCGAGCATGGGCTACCTCTTCAACGCTGCCTACTCCATTGCATACCACTCGCGGCCCCTGAACGACTTTGAGAAGATCCTGCAACTCCTCCAGAGCACCGGGACCATGATTTTGGGCAAGTACCGGAATCGCACGGCCTGCACGCAGTTCATCAAGTATATCTCCGAGACCCTGAGGAAGGAGATCCTCGAGGATGTTCGAAACTCGCCGTGCGTGAGCGTGCTGCTGGACCGCTGCACGGACGCCTCGGACCAGGCCTGCGTGGGGATTTATCTCCGCTACTTTAAGGGGACCGAGGTGAAAGAGTCGTACATCACTCTGGCCCCTCTCTACAGTGAGACGGTGGACGGCTACTTTGAGACCGTGGTCTCTGCCCTGGATGAGCTGGACATCCCCTTCCGGAAGCCCGGCTGGGTGGTGGGCCTGGGAACCGACGGCTCCGCCGTGCTGAGCAGCAGAGGGGGCCTGGTGGAAAAGTTCCAAGAGGTCATCCCCCAGCTGCTGCCCGTCCACTGTGTCGCCCACCGGCTGCACCTGGCCGTGGTGGACGCGTGTGGGGGCATCGATCTGTTGAAGAAGTGTGACCGGCACATTCGCACGGTCTTCAAGTTCTATCAGTCCTCGAGCAAGAGGCTGAGCGAGCTGCAGGAGGGCGCGGGGCCCCTGGAGCAGGAGATCCTCCGTCTCAAGGACCTGAACGCCGTGCGCTGGGTGGCCAGCAGGAGGCACACGCTGAACGCGCTAGTCGTGAGCTGGCCGGCCCTGGCTCGGCACCTCCAGGCTGTGGCGGAAGCCGGGGGCCAGACCGGGCACAGGGCCAAGGGCCTGCTGAAGCTGATGAAGAGCTTCCACTTCGTCAAGTTCTGCCACTTCCTTTTGGACTTCCTGAGCATCTACAGGCCCCTGTCGGAGGTGTGCCAGAAGGAGATGGTGTCGATCACAGAGGTGAACTCGGCGCTGGGACGGGCCTACGTAGCCCTGGAGGCCCTGCGTCACCAGGCGGGTCCCAAGGAGGACGAGTTCAATGCCGGCTTCCGAGAGGGGCTGCTGCACGGCATCTCCCTGGACAGAcaggagggggcggggcagcgCTTCTGGGCGGACCGGGAGAAGGTGATCATCACGGGGATCGAGTACCTCCAGCGAAGGTTTGACGTGGCCCGGCCCCCGCAGCTCAAGAACATGGAGGTGTTTGACACTGTGGCCTGGCCAAGTGGGCTGGAACTGGCCAGTTTCGGGAACGAGGATATTCTGGCCCTTGCCAGGTCCTTCGAGCTCTCGCTCCCCGCGGGATACAGCAAGGAGGCGCTCCTGGAGGAGTGGCTGGGCCTGAAAGCCATGGGCAGGAACCTCCCGTTCTCGATGCTCTGTAAGAACACCCTGGCACAGGGCTGCCGCTTCCCCCTGCTGAGTAGGCTCGTGGCCGTCGTGGTCTGCGTGCCCGTATCCACCGCCTGCTGCGAGCGGGGCTTCAGTGCCATGAACCGGATCAGGACCGATGA from the Lutra lutra chromosome 11, mLutLut1.2, whole genome shotgun sequence genome contains:
- the ZNF862 gene encoding zinc finger protein 862 isoform X2, translating into MEPRESGKAPVTFDDITVYLLQEEWMLLSQQQKDICGSKKLVAPLGKNKMGCMEERDSRSPAGEAGRDLPPQKKACLSHLSTEHDNTEVDCAGKSKKPLKPRSIRKSWFTQFPWLVMNEEQTALFCSACREYPSVRDKRSRLIEGYTGPFKVETLKYHAKSKAHLFCINALAARDPVWAARFQSVREECGDVLASPEHLFTAEYPILYPPGTLGVYDNMAQLLPSTGAELEGPGGNGAVPTLYPDCIPELRQKEIADDAHSSSKVNILHDDAAEPCGQDPSEEGLFEEVPVVFEDVAVYFTREEWGMLVKRQKELYRDVMRMNYELLASLGPAATKPNLISKLEHRAPPWIKDPNGPKWGKGCPPGKKKMGARREADTQALPIDSPVPPAAPLETRNSYCNSSLRAVGADGPGMIKRTYRPRSIQRSWFGQFPWLVIDPKETKLFCSACKGRPSLHDKSSRLVRGYTGPFKVETLKYHEVSKAHKLCVNTVEITEDAPPATLVPEMSSDLMASMGYLFNAAYSIAYHSRPLNDFEKILQLLQSTGTMILGKYRNRTACTQFIKYISETLRKEILEDVRNSPCVSVLLDRCTDASDQACVGIYLRYFKGTEVKESYITLAPLYSETVDGYFETVVSALDELDIPFRKPGWVVGLGTDGSAVLSSRGGLVEKFQEVIPQLLPVHCVAHRLHLAVVDACGGIDLLKKCDRHIRTVFKFYQSSSKRLSELQEGAGPLEQEILRLKDLNAVRWVASRRHTLNALVVSWPALARHLQAVAEAGGQTGHRAKGLLKLMKSFHFVKFCHFLLDFLSIYRPLSEVCQKEMVSITEVNSALGRAYVALEALRHQAGPKEDEFNAGFREGLLHGISLDRQEGAGQRFWADREKVIITGIEYLQRRFDVARPPQLKNMEVFDTVAWPSGLELASFGNEDILALARSFELSLPAGYSKEALLEEWLGLKAMGRNLPFSMLCKNTLAQGCRFPLLSRLVAVVVCVPVSTACCERGFSAMNRIRTDERTKLSNEVINMLMMTAVNGVAVTEYDPQPAIQHWYLTSSGRRFSHVYACARVPPRAHARAGLRKEKTGPLYMEEAVTQKPPTPAYREPAEIPKDCIADPPDRLLYPHTSQEAPELS
- the ZNF862 gene encoding zinc finger protein 862 isoform X1 — protein: MEPRESGKAPVTFDDITVYLLQEEWMLLSQQQKDICGSKKLVAPLGPTVANPELFCKFEQRPEPWPGSVRGQRSVPSQRPGKNKMGCMEERDSRSPAGEAGRDLPPQKKACLSHLSTEHDNTEVDCAGKSKKPLKPRSIRKSWFTQFPWLVMNEEQTALFCSACREYPSVRDKRSRLIEGYTGPFKVETLKYHAKSKAHLFCINALAARDPVWAARFQSVREECGDVLASPEHLFTAEYPILYPPGTLGVYDNMAQLLPSTGAELEGPGGNGAVPTLYPDCIPELRQKEIADDAHSSSKVNILHDDAAEPCGQDPSEEGLFEEVPVVFEDVAVYFTREEWGMLVKRQKELYRDVMRMNYELLASLGPAATKPNLISKLEHRAPPWIKDPNGPKWGKGCPPGKKKMGARREADTQALPIDSPVPPAAPLETRNSYCNSSLRAVGADGPGMIKRTYRPRSIQRSWFGQFPWLVIDPKETKLFCSACKGRPSLHDKSSRLVRGYTGPFKVETLKYHEVSKAHKLCVNTVEITEDAPPATLVPEMSSDLMASMGYLFNAAYSIAYHSRPLNDFEKILQLLQSTGTMILGKYRNRTACTQFIKYISETLRKEILEDVRNSPCVSVLLDRCTDASDQACVGIYLRYFKGTEVKESYITLAPLYSETVDGYFETVVSALDELDIPFRKPGWVVGLGTDGSAVLSSRGGLVEKFQEVIPQLLPVHCVAHRLHLAVVDACGGIDLLKKCDRHIRTVFKFYQSSSKRLSELQEGAGPLEQEILRLKDLNAVRWVASRRHTLNALVVSWPALARHLQAVAEAGGQTGHRAKGLLKLMKSFHFVKFCHFLLDFLSIYRPLSEVCQKEMVSITEVNSALGRAYVALEALRHQAGPKEDEFNAGFREGLLHGISLDRQEGAGQRFWADREKVIITGIEYLQRRFDVARPPQLKNMEVFDTVAWPSGLELASFGNEDILALARSFELSLPAGYSKEALLEEWLGLKAMGRNLPFSMLCKNTLAQGCRFPLLSRLVAVVVCVPVSTACCERGFSAMNRIRTDERTKLSNEVINMLMMTAVNGVAVTEYDPQPAIQHWYLTSSGRRFSHVYACARVPPRAHARAGLRKEKTGPLYMEEAVTQKPPTPAYREPAEIPKDCIADPPDRLLYPHTSQEAPELS